A part of Streptomyces sp. NBC_01451 genomic DNA contains:
- a CDS encoding ABC transporter substrate-binding protein, translating into MIRRLATAALSVTALLALTACGADSSADAAGSGSEVTLTVGDQAKTLQTIVAASGALKGAEYNVKWAEFEGAAPLYQAVQAGAADTGFSADLPALQALSGGVKIKNIAALKNDGTHVGIVVRKGSGIDSVKDLKGQKVVVSSAKGSISEYLLANVLKQNGLDYKDVKVQYLLPTDAQAAFSSGRIKVWAIFGVYQAVALEQGGKLLVDGADGRVSGYGFVNASDKALADSSKKAALSDFLKRLGTALKWTSTHKDAYAKAIQERNGADASVAKTLASAAYGQVLPITDDVNKTVQDVADLMNSIGVLDPSVDVAKSADASLLK; encoded by the coding sequence GTGATACGCAGACTCGCCACCGCCGCGCTGAGCGTCACCGCCCTGCTGGCGCTGACCGCCTGCGGCGCGGACTCCTCGGCGGACGCCGCCGGGAGCGGCTCCGAAGTGACCCTCACCGTCGGCGACCAGGCCAAGACCCTCCAGACCATCGTCGCCGCCTCCGGGGCCCTCAAGGGCGCCGAGTACAACGTGAAGTGGGCCGAGTTCGAGGGCGCGGCCCCCCTCTACCAGGCCGTCCAGGCGGGCGCCGCCGACACCGGATTCTCCGCCGACCTGCCGGCGCTCCAGGCCCTCAGCGGCGGGGTGAAGATCAAGAACATCGCCGCCCTGAAGAACGACGGCACGCATGTCGGGATCGTGGTCCGCAAGGGCTCCGGCATCGACAGCGTCAAGGACCTCAAGGGCCAGAAGGTCGTGGTGTCCTCCGCCAAGGGCAGCATCTCGGAGTACCTGCTGGCCAACGTCCTCAAGCAGAACGGCCTGGACTACAAGGACGTCAAGGTGCAGTACCTGCTGCCCACCGACGCGCAGGCCGCCTTCTCCTCCGGCAGGATCAAGGTCTGGGCGATCTTCGGCGTCTACCAGGCCGTCGCCCTGGAACAGGGCGGCAAGCTGCTGGTCGACGGCGCGGACGGCCGGGTCAGTGGCTACGGCTTCGTCAACGCCTCCGACAAGGCCCTCGCCGACTCCTCGAAGAAGGCCGCGCTGTCCGACTTCCTGAAGCGCCTCGGTACAGCCCTGAAGTGGACCAGCACGCACAAGGACGCCTACGCCAAGGCCATCCAGGAGCGCAACGGCGCCGACGCCTCGGTGGCGAAGACGCTGGCCTCGGCGGCGTACGGCCAGGTCCTGCCGATCACCGACGACGTCAACAAGACGGTCCAGGACGTGGCCGACCTCATGAACAGCATCGGCGTCCTGGACCCGAGCGTCGACGTCGCGAAGTCGGCGGACGCGTCCCTTCTCAAGTAA
- a CDS encoding ABC transporter ATP-binding protein, with the protein MANSVEIRGLSRAFDGNTVLHELDLDIREGEFVALLGHSGCGKSTLLRILAGLDDEIGGEVTVPARRSAAFQSPRLLPWLKVWRNVVLGLPGRPDRALAAKALDEVGIADRATVWPKTLSGGQAQRVSLARALVREPELLLLDEPFGALDALTRGKVQQLVGELWQRHGCAILLVTHDVEEALLLADRVLVMDEGRIAHDLTVGLPRPRDLTSPEFVTLRARLLGWLGVTAHTLEGTPS; encoded by the coding sequence ATGGCCAACAGCGTGGAGATACGCGGGCTTTCGCGGGCCTTCGACGGCAACACCGTGCTGCACGAGCTGGATCTCGACATCAGGGAGGGCGAGTTCGTGGCCCTGCTCGGGCACAGCGGCTGCGGCAAGTCGACGCTGCTGCGCATTCTCGCCGGGCTCGACGACGAGATCGGGGGCGAGGTGACCGTGCCCGCGCGGCGCAGCGCGGCCTTCCAGTCGCCCCGGCTGCTGCCCTGGCTGAAGGTATGGCGCAACGTCGTCCTCGGCCTGCCCGGACGGCCGGACCGGGCGCTCGCCGCGAAGGCACTGGACGAGGTCGGGATCGCCGACCGCGCGACCGTCTGGCCCAAGACCCTGTCCGGCGGTCAGGCCCAGCGGGTCTCACTGGCCCGCGCCCTGGTCCGCGAGCCCGAACTCCTGCTTCTCGACGAGCCGTTCGGCGCACTCGACGCCCTGACCCGGGGCAAGGTGCAGCAACTGGTCGGCGAGCTGTGGCAGCGGCACGGCTGCGCGATCCTCCTGGTCACCCATGACGTGGAGGAGGCGCTGCTGCTCGCCGACCGCGTCCTGGTGATGGACGAGGGCCGTATCGCCCACGACCTCACCGTCGGCCTGCCCCGCCCGCGCGATCTCACCTCACCCGAGTTCGTCACCCTCCGCGCCCGCCTCCTCGGCTGGCTCGGCGTCACCGCACACACCCTCGAAGGGACCCCCTCGTGA
- a CDS encoding ABC transporter permease yields the protein MTTKPLDAVPLAPSPPPDTPPGTPPAPAPRVTIRGTARATRRLQVPRSVRRAAGPVGLVLLWFLTSATGVLPESVLASPVDVLKQAVDLTKNGELPGAVAASGRRAAIGFLIGASVALVLSLLAGLFRLGEDVIDSSMGMFRAIPWVGLIPLFIVWFGIEETPKIALVALGVTYPLYFNIYGGIRSTDAQLVEAARMMGLGRLGLIKYVILPSALPGALVGLRYALSTAWLALVFAEQINADAGLGYLMSNAQQYFRTDIIVLCLAVYALLGLACDFAVRVLSRRLLTWRANFEGEA from the coding sequence ATGACGACCAAACCGCTCGACGCGGTGCCCCTGGCCCCGTCGCCGCCCCCCGACACTCCCCCGGGCACTCCCCCGGCCCCCGCACCCCGGGTCACGATCCGCGGAACCGCCCGCGCGACCCGCCGCCTCCAGGTTCCCCGTTCGGTGCGCCGGGCCGCCGGACCCGTGGGCCTCGTACTCCTCTGGTTCCTGACCTCGGCCACCGGCGTGCTGCCCGAGTCGGTGCTCGCCTCCCCCGTGGACGTCCTGAAACAGGCCGTCGACCTGACGAAGAACGGTGAACTGCCCGGCGCCGTCGCCGCGTCGGGCCGCCGCGCCGCCATCGGGTTCCTCATCGGGGCGAGCGTCGCACTCGTGCTCTCTCTCCTCGCCGGGCTGTTCCGGCTCGGCGAGGACGTCATCGACTCCTCGATGGGCATGTTCCGGGCCATCCCCTGGGTGGGCCTGATCCCCCTGTTCATCGTGTGGTTCGGCATCGAGGAGACCCCGAAGATCGCGCTGGTCGCTCTCGGCGTCACCTATCCGCTGTACTTCAACATCTACGGCGGGATCAGGTCCACCGACGCCCAACTCGTCGAAGCCGCACGGATGATGGGGCTCGGCCGGCTCGGACTGATCAAGTACGTCATCCTGCCGAGCGCACTGCCCGGAGCACTCGTGGGGCTCCGGTACGCGCTCTCCACCGCCTGGCTCGCGCTCGTCTTCGCCGAGCAGATCAACGCGGACGCGGGGCTCGGCTATCTCATGAGCAACGCCCAGCAGTACTTCCGTACCGACATCATCGTGCTCTGCCTCGCCGTGTACGCACTGCTCGGCCTCGCCTGCGACTTCGCCGTACGAGTCCTGTCGCGCCGCCTGCTGACCTGGCGGGCCAACTTCGAGGGCGAGGCATGA
- a CDS encoding sulfurtransferase, with the protein MSSTRVTTTVAELREALAAEQSPLVLDVRWSLGDPYGRDHYADAHIPGAVYVDLDTELAAPPSPDGGRHPLPEIGDLQVAARSWGLRQGQPVVVYDDLGNTAAARAWWLLRYAGVADVTLLDGALGAWRAAELPLESGIPADPQPGDIVLRAGGLPLTDTDGAAELAREGLLLDARAGERYRGEVEPVDPRAGHIPGAVSAPTGENLATDGTFLSPELLRERFEVLGADATSRIGVYCGSGVTAAHQIAALALAGFDATLFAGSWSAWSADPTRPAATGPEPA; encoded by the coding sequence ATGAGCAGCACGCGTGTGACAACCACTGTCGCCGAACTGCGCGAGGCCCTCGCCGCCGAGCAGTCGCCCCTGGTCCTCGACGTCCGCTGGTCGCTCGGCGACCCGTACGGCCGCGACCACTACGCGGACGCGCACATCCCGGGCGCGGTGTACGTCGACCTGGACACCGAGCTGGCCGCGCCGCCGAGCCCGGACGGCGGGCGCCATCCGCTTCCGGAGATAGGCGACTTGCAAGTGGCGGCCCGCAGCTGGGGGCTCCGGCAGGGGCAACCGGTCGTGGTCTACGACGACTTGGGCAACACCGCCGCCGCCCGGGCCTGGTGGCTGCTCCGGTACGCCGGGGTCGCCGACGTGACTCTGCTGGACGGCGCGTTGGGTGCCTGGCGGGCGGCGGAACTTCCCCTGGAATCCGGCATCCCGGCCGATCCGCAACCCGGCGACATCGTTCTGCGCGCGGGCGGACTGCCGCTCACCGATACCGACGGCGCCGCCGAACTGGCCCGCGAAGGACTCCTGTTGGACGCCCGCGCCGGTGAACGGTACCGGGGTGAGGTGGAGCCGGTCGACCCACGCGCGGGGCACATCCCGGGCGCGGTCTCCGCACCCACCGGGGAGAACCTCGCGACCGACGGGACCTTCCTGTCGCCCGAGCTGCTGCGCGAACGGTTCGAGGTCCTCGGTGCGGATGCGACGTCGCGCATCGGCGTGTACTGCGGTTCCGGTGTCACCGCCGCCCACCAGATCGCCGCACTCGCCCTCGCCGGTTTCGACGCGACCCTCTTCGCCGGTTCCTGGTCCGCCTGGTCCGCCGATCCCACCCGCCCGGCCGCGACCGGCCCCGAGCCCGCCTGA
- a CDS encoding alpha/beta hydrolase, which yields MSSSTPSSAPASWDEPEGLAARGTLIVLPGRGEHGGVYERFGRRLAFDAYRVRALGDASADPAVLDEAAKLLADESLPGPKILVGSDTGARYAVRLAAEHPAGVDALILAGLPIGSWKSGSWEEELTARTACPTHQGRLAGDAAFRRGAIDAAVDLLGPPLDRVQVPVLALHGKDDRVSPLDRALGAYAGHTNVRTVTFVGGRHDVLNDALHRTVAATVVLFLERLRLSPELPAIAEESA from the coding sequence ATGTCCTCTTCCACGCCCTCCTCCGCCCCGGCCTCCTGGGACGAACCCGAAGGTCTGGCCGCGCGCGGCACACTGATCGTGCTGCCGGGCCGCGGCGAACACGGCGGTGTGTACGAACGGTTCGGCCGCCGTCTGGCCTTCGACGCCTACCGTGTACGGGCGTTGGGCGACGCGTCCGCCGATCCGGCCGTGCTCGACGAAGCGGCCAAGCTTCTCGCCGACGAGTCACTGCCGGGCCCGAAGATCCTGGTCGGTTCGGACACGGGTGCCCGGTACGCCGTCCGGCTCGCCGCCGAGCATCCGGCGGGCGTCGACGCGCTGATCCTCGCCGGCCTGCCCATCGGCTCCTGGAAGTCGGGGAGTTGGGAGGAGGAACTGACGGCACGCACCGCCTGCCCGACCCACCAGGGGCGCCTCGCCGGGGACGCCGCCTTCCGGCGCGGGGCGATCGACGCGGCCGTCGACCTGCTGGGGCCACCGCTCGACCGGGTTCAGGTGCCGGTACTCGCCCTGCACGGCAAGGACGACCGGGTCAGCCCGCTCGACCGGGCTCTGGGCGCATACGCGGGACACACGAACGTCCGTACCGTGACCTTCGTCGGCGGCCGGCACGACGTGCTCAACGACGCGCTGCACCGCACCGTTGCCGCCACGGTCGTCCTCTTCCTCGAACGGTTGCGCCTCTCCCCCGAGCTGCCCGCGATCGCCGAGGAGTCGGCATGA
- a CDS encoding LysR family transcriptional regulator, which translates to MPQPVLDIVALRSLTAIADHGGFHRAAQALALSQSAVSQHVRRLEKTLGRPVVEREGRGTRFTPEGRLLLEQARRVLAVHDEAVRTLLDVDGDTITLGSTEHAADQFLPLLTAAVEAVRPGCRVRFRIDRSARLVEAVERGSVDVAVYVTEAAATEGTPVGGLPLTWHAPPGWAPPAAPAPVPLVAIEDPCAIRRRAIATLAEQGVVASVVGDAGYLAGVLDLARTGRGVALLATVGPAPDGLTPYKGLPPVPPIPMSALARPGADPATVEAAFAAVRRLLT; encoded by the coding sequence ATGCCCCAACCTGTGCTCGACATCGTGGCGTTGCGCAGCCTGACCGCGATCGCCGACCACGGCGGCTTCCATCGCGCGGCCCAGGCGCTCGCCCTCAGCCAGTCCGCGGTCAGCCAGCACGTGCGCCGGCTGGAGAAGACCCTGGGGCGGCCCGTCGTCGAGCGTGAGGGCCGGGGCACGCGGTTCACCCCGGAGGGGCGGCTGCTCCTCGAACAGGCCCGCCGTGTCCTCGCCGTCCACGACGAGGCCGTACGCACCCTGCTCGACGTCGACGGCGACACCATCACCCTCGGCTCCACCGAGCACGCCGCCGACCAGTTCCTGCCCCTGCTCACCGCGGCCGTCGAGGCGGTGCGCCCCGGCTGCCGGGTGCGGTTCCGCATCGACCGGTCGGCGCGGCTGGTGGAGGCGGTGGAACGTGGCAGTGTGGATGTCGCGGTGTACGTCACGGAGGCAGCCGCGACGGAGGGCACGCCGGTCGGCGGTCTGCCGCTGACCTGGCACGCTCCGCCCGGCTGGGCGCCCCCGGCCGCCCCGGCCCCCGTCCCGCTGGTCGCGATCGAGGACCCGTGCGCCATCCGTCGCCGGGCCATCGCGACCCTCGCCGAGCAGGGCGTCGTGGCGTCGGTCGTCGGCGACGCGGGTTATCTGGCGGGCGTGCTCGACCTCGCCCGCACCGGCCGGGGCGTGGCCCTCCTGGCTACGGTGGGCCCCGCCCCCGATGGCCTCACCCCGTACAAGGGCCTGCCCCCGGTCCCGCCGATCCCGATGAGCGCCCTGGCCCGCCCGGGTGCGGACCCGGCCACGGTGGAGGCGGCATTCGCGGCGGTGAGACGACTACTGACCTGA
- a CDS encoding MarR family winged helix-turn-helix transcriptional regulator yields the protein MATNRAGAGLADQWRDILAAHARTMCEIDRVLHPHGLGASDFEVLDVLVSGAAAVTDTSDSGEQCRVQDIAGRVHLSQSALSRLIGRLEKEGLVERSMCVEDRRGVRVALTARGRELHEEVLPLQRAALARTLGT from the coding sequence ATGGCAACGAACAGGGCCGGTGCGGGGCTGGCGGACCAGTGGCGGGACATCCTGGCGGCGCACGCCCGCACGATGTGCGAGATCGACCGTGTGCTGCATCCGCACGGCCTGGGCGCCAGTGACTTCGAGGTACTCGACGTCCTCGTCTCCGGGGCAGCCGCCGTGACGGACACCTCCGACTCTGGCGAGCAGTGCAGGGTGCAGGACATCGCCGGGCGGGTCCACCTCAGCCAGAGCGCGCTGTCGCGGCTCATCGGGCGGCTGGAGAAGGAGGGTCTGGTGGAGCGCAGCATGTGTGTGGAGGACCGGCGGGGGGTTCGGGTCGCTCTGACGGCCCGGGGGCGTGAGCTGCACGAAGAGGTTTTGCCGCTCCAACGTGCCGCTCTGGCGCGGACGTTGGGGACCTGA
- a CDS encoding LacI family DNA-binding transcriptional regulator produces the protein MTMSNTGGRRKPPTIHDVAREAGVSRGTVSRVLNGGHYVSPTAHEAVNAAIRKTGYVVNRHARSLITGRSDSIGFLLTEPQERFFEDPNFNVLLRGCTQALAAHDIPLLLMLAGTEDERRRITRYITAGHVDGVLLVSSHSGDPVAQELCEAGVPLVACGKPIGLGSKVSYVAAADRDGARDMVRHLLSLGRRRIGMVTGPLDTPGGVERLAGYREVLAEEGIEHDDRLVVSGDYSRASGEAGAERLLAQSPDLDAVFVASDLMAQGVLTALERAGRSVPGDVSVGGFDDSSAALAARPQLTTIRQPYDRISAEMVRVLLAQIGGEDPAAVILPTELVERGSA, from the coding sequence ATGACCATGAGCAATACCGGGGGCCGGCGCAAACCGCCGACGATCCACGACGTGGCCCGCGAGGCAGGAGTATCCCGAGGCACCGTCTCACGCGTGCTCAACGGCGGGCACTACGTCAGCCCGACCGCCCACGAGGCGGTGAACGCCGCGATCCGCAAAACGGGTTACGTGGTGAACCGCCACGCCCGCTCGCTCATCACCGGCCGCTCGGACTCGATCGGCTTCCTGCTGACGGAGCCTCAGGAACGCTTCTTCGAGGACCCCAACTTCAATGTGCTGCTGCGGGGTTGCACCCAGGCACTGGCAGCGCACGACATCCCGCTGCTGCTGATGCTGGCGGGCACCGAGGACGAGCGGCGCCGCATCACGCGGTACATCACCGCCGGTCATGTCGACGGGGTGCTGCTGGTCTCCAGCCACTCCGGTGACCCGGTCGCCCAGGAGCTGTGCGAGGCGGGTGTACCGCTCGTCGCGTGCGGCAAGCCGATCGGCCTCGGCTCCAAGGTGAGCTACGTGGCGGCGGCCGACCGCGACGGCGCCCGGGACATGGTCCGCCATCTCCTGTCGCTGGGGCGCCGCCGTATCGGCATGGTCACCGGCCCGCTCGACACCCCGGGCGGGGTGGAACGCCTCGCCGGCTACCGCGAGGTCCTCGCCGAGGAGGGCATCGAGCACGACGACCGCCTCGTCGTCTCCGGCGACTACAGCCGGGCCAGCGGCGAGGCGGGCGCGGAGAGGCTGCTGGCCCAGTCCCCGGACCTGGACGCCGTGTTCGTCGCGTCCGACCTGATGGCGCAGGGAGTCCTGACCGCACTGGAGCGTGCGGGACGCAGCGTTCCCGGGGACGTTTCGGTGGGCGGCTTCGACGACTCCTCCGCCGCCCTGGCCGCCCGCCCCCAGCTGACGACCATCAGACAGCCCTACGACCGGATCAGCGCCGAGATGGTCCGGGTGCTGCTCGCCCAGATCGGCGGCGAGGACCCGGCGGCGGTGATCCTGCCCACCGAGCTGGTCGAGCGGGGCTCTGCCTGA
- a CDS encoding carbohydrate ABC transporter permease: protein MSSLAMGKAEAATGTRPGTVRRPPLRGRIALVPTLTLLLGALYCLLPVAWVVIAATKSGSELFSTFTFLPGSGFTDNVKELSAYRDGVYWKWMGNSALYAGLGALLSTAVSAISGYALAVYRFRGRETVFSVLMAGVLMPPVILAIPQYLLLAKADITDSYASVLLPLILSPYGIYLARIYAAAAVPADVVEAGRMDGAGEWRIFTRVALPMMIPGLVTVFLFQFVAVWNNFLLPYIMLSDDEKFPITLGLFTLLEQGANTPALYTLVITGALLAVIPLIALFLVIQRFWSLDLLSGAVKS, encoded by the coding sequence ATGAGTTCTCTTGCCATGGGCAAGGCGGAAGCGGCGACGGGCACCAGGCCCGGCACCGTGCGGCGCCCGCCGCTGCGCGGCCGGATCGCCCTCGTCCCGACGCTCACCCTGCTGCTGGGCGCCCTGTACTGCCTGCTGCCGGTGGCGTGGGTGGTGATCGCGGCGACGAAGTCGGGCAGTGAGCTGTTCTCCACGTTCACGTTCCTGCCCGGCAGCGGCTTCACCGACAACGTGAAGGAGCTGAGCGCCTACCGCGACGGCGTCTACTGGAAGTGGATGGGCAACTCCGCCCTCTACGCCGGTCTCGGCGCCCTCCTCTCGACAGCCGTCTCGGCGATCAGCGGCTACGCGCTGGCGGTCTACCGCTTCCGCGGCCGGGAGACGGTGTTCAGCGTCCTGATGGCGGGCGTGCTGATGCCGCCGGTGATCCTCGCGATCCCCCAGTACCTGCTGCTGGCGAAGGCCGACATCACGGACTCCTACGCGTCCGTGCTGCTGCCGCTGATCCTCTCCCCGTACGGGATATACCTCGCGCGGATCTACGCCGCCGCGGCGGTGCCTGCCGACGTGGTCGAGGCCGGGCGGATGGACGGCGCGGGCGAGTGGCGGATCTTCACCCGGGTCGCGCTCCCGATGATGATCCCGGGCCTCGTGACGGTGTTCCTGTTCCAGTTCGTGGCCGTGTGGAACAACTTCCTGCTCCCCTACATCATGCTCAGCGACGACGAGAAGTTCCCGATCACGCTGGGTCTGTTCACGCTCCTCGAACAGGGAGCGAACACCCCGGCCCTGTACACGCTGGTGATCACGGGCGCGCTTCTGGCGGTCATCCCGCTCATCGCGCTCTTCCTGGTCATCCAGCGGTTCTGGAGCCTCGACCTGCTCTCCGGAGCCGTAAAGTCATGA
- a CDS encoding carbohydrate ABC transporter permease yields MTSARRRSYGVKGAPYAFLLPAVTLFALFFALPIGYALWLSLHKVKVSGLGLGAGARKEVWAGIGNYTDALTDSELLDGALRVVGYGAIVVPVMLGLALVFALMLDADKVRFTPFTRLAIFLPYAIPGVVAALLWGFLYLPDVSPFYFVLDRLGMPQPDLLDGGPLYLALSNIAVWGGTGFNMIVIYTSLRSIPAEVYEAAKLDGATPLQTALRIKIPMVAPSLVLTFFFSIIATLQVFSEPTTLKPLTNSVSTTWSPLMKVYQDAFGKGDIYSAAAEATIIAIVTLVLSFGFLRAANSRNKQEAAR; encoded by the coding sequence GTGACCAGCGCACGCCGGAGGTCGTACGGGGTCAAGGGGGCCCCGTACGCCTTCCTCCTCCCCGCGGTGACCCTCTTCGCCCTCTTCTTCGCACTGCCCATCGGCTACGCGCTCTGGCTGAGCCTGCACAAGGTGAAGGTGTCCGGCCTGGGCCTCGGCGCCGGGGCGCGGAAAGAGGTCTGGGCGGGCATCGGCAACTACACCGACGCCCTCACCGACAGCGAGCTGCTGGACGGCGCCCTGCGCGTGGTCGGCTACGGCGCGATCGTGGTCCCGGTGATGCTGGGTCTCGCCCTCGTCTTCGCGCTGATGCTCGACGCGGACAAGGTGCGGTTCACCCCCTTCACCCGGCTCGCGATCTTCCTGCCGTACGCCATTCCTGGCGTCGTCGCCGCGCTGCTCTGGGGCTTCCTGTACCTGCCGGACGTCAGTCCGTTCTACTTCGTCCTCGACAGGCTGGGGATGCCGCAGCCGGACCTGCTGGACGGCGGTCCGCTGTACCTGGCCCTCTCGAACATCGCGGTGTGGGGCGGTACCGGCTTCAACATGATCGTCATCTACACCTCGCTGCGGTCCATCCCGGCCGAGGTGTACGAGGCGGCGAAGCTGGACGGCGCCACCCCGCTGCAGACCGCGCTGCGGATCAAGATCCCGATGGTGGCGCCCTCGCTGGTGCTGACCTTCTTCTTCTCGATCATCGCGACGCTCCAGGTGTTCAGCGAGCCGACCACCCTCAAGCCGCTCACCAACTCCGTGTCCACGACGTGGAGTCCGCTGATGAAGGTGTACCAGGACGCCTTCGGCAAGGGTGACATCTACTCGGCCGCGGCCGAGGCGACGATCATCGCGATCGTCACACTGGTCCTGTCGTTCGGCTTCCTGCGGGCCGCGAACTCCCGTAACAAGCAGGAGGCAGCACGATGA
- a CDS encoding ABC transporter substrate-binding protein: MPNTKQWRLVATAVAVTLGATTLAACGSDDDSDAQSGPVSLTYWTWTPGMDKVVDLWNKGPGKEQQITVTVKKQASGDTLVTKILTAHKAKKAPDLVQAEYQALPTLVSNDALADISGDVGDTKKDFADGVWQQTTLGTDAVYAVPQDIGPMMFYYREDLFKQYGLKVPTTWAEFADTARALKKKAPDKDLTTFSANDSGLFAGLAQQAGAKWWTTSGEKWKVGIDDAATQKVATFWGGLVKEGAIDNQPMYTPAWNKALNTGKQIAWVSAVWAPGTLTTAAPDTKGKWAMAPLPQWSASEDVTGSWGGSSTAVTTDSGHRSAAAKFAAWLNTDRAALAALAKEGGIYPAATGAQLSGAFVKSPDFFSNQADFYTKAAEIAKTTAPSAWGPNVNVAYTSFKDAFAAAAKNKSDFGAALKTMQDDTVADLKKQGFGVAE, from the coding sequence ATGCCGAACACGAAGCAGTGGCGCCTCGTGGCAACCGCAGTCGCCGTCACGCTCGGCGCCACCACACTCGCCGCTTGCGGGTCCGACGACGACAGCGACGCCCAGTCGGGCCCGGTGTCGCTGACGTACTGGACCTGGACGCCCGGCATGGACAAGGTCGTCGACCTGTGGAACAAGGGGCCGGGCAAGGAGCAGCAGATCACCGTCACGGTGAAGAAGCAGGCTTCCGGCGACACCCTGGTCACCAAGATCCTCACCGCGCACAAGGCCAAGAAGGCGCCGGACCTGGTGCAGGCCGAGTACCAGGCGCTGCCGACGCTGGTCAGCAATGACGCGCTCGCGGACATCTCGGGCGATGTCGGCGACACCAAGAAGGACTTCGCCGACGGTGTCTGGCAGCAGACGACGCTGGGCACGGACGCGGTGTACGCGGTGCCGCAGGACATCGGACCGATGATGTTCTACTACCGCGAGGACCTCTTCAAGCAGTACGGCCTGAAGGTCCCGACCACGTGGGCCGAGTTCGCGGACACCGCCCGCGCGCTGAAGAAGAAGGCCCCGGACAAGGACCTCACCACCTTCTCCGCCAACGACTCCGGCCTCTTCGCGGGGCTGGCCCAGCAGGCCGGCGCCAAGTGGTGGACGACCTCCGGCGAGAAGTGGAAGGTCGGGATCGACGACGCGGCGACCCAGAAGGTCGCCACGTTCTGGGGCGGCCTCGTCAAGGAGGGCGCCATCGACAACCAGCCGATGTACACCCCGGCCTGGAACAAGGCGCTCAACACCGGCAAGCAGATCGCTTGGGTCAGCGCGGTGTGGGCGCCTGGCACGCTGACGACGGCCGCACCGGACACCAAGGGCAAGTGGGCCATGGCCCCGCTCCCCCAGTGGTCGGCCAGTGAGGACGTGACGGGCAGCTGGGGCGGCTCCTCGACCGCCGTCACCACCGACTCGGGCCACAGGTCGGCCGCCGCGAAGTTCGCCGCCTGGCTGAACACCGACCGTGCCGCGCTGGCCGCGCTCGCGAAGGAGGGCGGGATCTACCCGGCCGCCACGGGCGCCCAGCTCAGCGGCGCGTTCGTCAAGTCGCCCGACTTCTTCTCCAACCAGGCGGACTTCTACACCAAGGCCGCCGAGATCGCGAAGACCACGGCGCCCTCCGCGTGGGGCCCGAACGTGAACGTGGCGTACACCTCCTTCAAGGACGCGTTCGCCGCCGCCGCGAAGAACAAGTCGGACTTCGGTGCAGCCCTCAAGACCATGCAGGACGACACGGTCGCCGACCTGAAGAAGCAGGGCTTCGGAGTCGCGGAGTGA